In a single window of the Cupriavidus sp. P-10 genome:
- a CDS encoding PglL family O-oligosaccharyltransferase → MPPSRTTFPSAALIAAIVFPLLVSRHTLPLATFYGEWTAACCALALIAFQALRKPAIPAAYATISLPWVALLFCWLAAVGLTRIALGHADITGSATLTVLTLLLGATVTCAAWSYRRSRASGTLDAGDTLAIAFLIAGLLGTVTQWVQLFHLERSTFGLVSTYFYDDNRRLWGNLNQPNHQATVHGIALVASVWLASRGRLRFPMWLAAVALLESGIVLSGSRTGVLHVGLAALYALVAAWLQRGMPREVDPMRRTTGLLVAAAAMVAMLLVLQPAIRSAGQLLDWRLFDTIAQLEAEDQMSARGALWAHAMAMFRAHPWIGVGWGEFGWAQFMQLPQVGVKVEMSLHAHNAVLDLLAKTGIAGTLGVALILAAWLWRVVRARLWQAEHGERREAGLMLTWLAMLCAHSMLEYPLHYLYFLLPFCFLLGWLEPAAAGPWRVRASVAKGLSVAFIALAVAILATMWQDYRRAEAREYAASETRNTLPMPRFWFRQHAQADAAGLAVITPQNAAQLLPAHIAAVHLLPTPTMIARTAWLLALTGDAAQGRLWMERLRWYYLGDEVTQYADIVKSCRELSADERPQAFCAWVTDRSRRFSAWGRK, encoded by the coding sequence CTTCGCAAGCCCGCCATACCAGCGGCATACGCGACGATTTCGCTGCCGTGGGTAGCCTTGCTGTTCTGCTGGCTCGCAGCCGTCGGGCTCACTCGCATCGCTCTCGGCCACGCCGACATCACCGGCAGCGCGACTCTCACCGTCCTGACCCTGTTGCTCGGCGCCACCGTGACATGCGCGGCATGGTCGTACCGCCGCAGTCGGGCATCCGGGACGCTCGATGCCGGCGACACCCTGGCCATCGCGTTCCTGATCGCCGGCCTGCTCGGCACCGTCACGCAGTGGGTCCAACTCTTCCATCTCGAACGCAGCACCTTCGGCCTCGTTTCCACCTACTTCTACGACGATAACCGCCGCCTCTGGGGCAACCTGAACCAGCCCAACCACCAGGCCACCGTGCATGGCATCGCACTGGTCGCGTCAGTCTGGCTGGCCTCGCGCGGCAGGCTGCGCTTCCCGATGTGGCTGGCAGCGGTAGCACTGCTGGAGAGCGGCATCGTGCTATCCGGATCGCGCACCGGCGTGCTGCATGTCGGTCTGGCCGCGCTCTACGCACTGGTGGCCGCCTGGCTGCAGCGCGGCATGCCACGCGAGGTGGATCCGATGCGGCGCACGACCGGACTGCTGGTGGCCGCGGCCGCCATGGTTGCAATGCTGCTGGTGCTGCAGCCAGCGATCCGCAGCGCCGGCCAGCTGCTTGACTGGCGCCTGTTCGACACGATCGCGCAACTGGAAGCCGAGGACCAGATGTCGGCCCGTGGCGCGCTCTGGGCGCATGCGATGGCGATGTTCCGCGCGCACCCCTGGATCGGCGTCGGCTGGGGCGAGTTCGGCTGGGCGCAATTCATGCAGCTGCCGCAGGTCGGCGTGAAGGTGGAGATGTCCCTGCACGCCCACAATGCCGTGCTGGACCTGCTGGCCAAGACCGGCATCGCCGGCACGCTCGGGGTCGCGCTGATTCTCGCGGCGTGGCTGTGGCGCGTGGTGCGGGCGCGGCTCTGGCAGGCAGAACATGGAGAGCGCCGCGAAGCGGGGCTGATGCTGACGTGGCTGGCGATGCTGTGCGCGCATTCGATGCTCGAATACCCGTTGCACTACCTGTACTTCTTGCTGCCGTTCTGTTTCCTGCTGGGCTGGCTGGAGCCTGCCGCGGCCGGACCATGGCGCGTCCGGGCCAGCGTGGCGAAGGGCCTCAGCGTGGCGTTCATTGCGCTTGCCGTTGCCATCCTGGCCACCATGTGGCAGGACTACCGCCGCGCCGAGGCACGCGAGTACGCCGCCAGCGAAACCCGCAACACCCTGCCGATGCCGCGCTTCTGGTTCCGCCAGCATGCGCAGGCCGATGCCGCGGGCCTGGCCGTCATCACGCCGCAGAATGCAGCGCAACTTCTGCCCGCGCATATCGCCGCGGTGCACCTGCTGCCGACCCCGACGATGATCGCACGCACGGCATGGCTGCTCGCGCTGACCGGCGATGCCGCGCAGGGCCGCCTGTGGATGGAGCGGCTGCGCTGGTATTACCTGGGCGATGAAGTCACGCAATACGCCGACATCGTGAAGTCATGCCGGGAATTGTCCGCCGACGAACGCCCGCAGGCGTTCTGCGCCTGGGTTACCGACCGCTCGCGCCGGTTCTCCGCGTGGGGACGCAAGTGA
- the hmpA gene encoding NO-inducible flavohemoprotein — translation MLTQKTKDIVKATAPVLAEHGYDIIKCFYKRMFEAHPELKNVFNMAHQERGEQQQALARAVYAYAENIEDPSSLMAVLNNIANKHASLGVKPEQYPIVGEHLLAAIREVLGSAATEEIISAWAQAYGNLADVLMGMESALYEGSAGQDGGWTGWRTFVVREKRPESGVITSFVLEPADGKPVANFKPGQYTSIAVDVPALGLQQIRQYSLSDMPNGRSYRISVKRESGDTQPPGYVSNLLHDHVNVGDEVKLATPYGSFHIDVNATTPIVLISGGVGLTPMISMLKTALQAPPRKVVFAHGARNSAVHAMRDKLREAAKTYENLELFVFYDQPLPEDVQGRDYDHAGLVDVKQIEKSILLPDADYYICGPIPFMRMQHDALKNLGVHESRIHYEVFGPDLFAE, via the coding sequence ATGCTTACCCAGAAGACGAAGGACATCGTGAAAGCCACCGCCCCGGTACTGGCGGAACACGGCTACGACATTATCAAGTGCTTCTACAAGCGCATGTTCGAAGCGCATCCCGAACTGAAAAATGTGTTCAACATGGCGCATCAGGAACGGGGCGAGCAGCAGCAGGCATTGGCGCGGGCGGTCTACGCGTATGCGGAGAATATCGAAGACCCCAGCAGCCTGATGGCCGTGCTGAACAACATTGCCAACAAGCACGCGAGCCTGGGCGTCAAGCCGGAGCAATACCCCATCGTCGGCGAGCACCTGCTGGCGGCCATCAGGGAAGTCCTGGGCAGCGCAGCGACCGAGGAAATCATCTCCGCGTGGGCGCAAGCCTATGGCAACCTGGCCGATGTCCTGATGGGCATGGAGAGCGCCCTGTACGAAGGTTCGGCCGGGCAGGACGGCGGCTGGACCGGGTGGCGAACCTTTGTCGTCCGCGAGAAGCGCCCCGAAAGCGGCGTGATCACGTCCTTCGTCCTTGAGCCGGCCGACGGCAAGCCGGTCGCGAACTTCAAGCCCGGTCAATACACCAGCATTGCAGTCGATGTGCCCGCACTCGGCCTGCAGCAAATCCGCCAATACAGCCTGTCCGATATGCCGAACGGGCGCAGCTATCGGATTTCAGTCAAGCGGGAAAGCGGCGACACCCAGCCACCTGGCTATGTTTCCAACCTGCTGCACGATCACGTCAATGTCGGCGATGAGGTCAAGCTTGCCACGCCATATGGGAGTTTCCATATCGACGTCAACGCCACCACGCCCATTGTGCTGATCAGCGGCGGCGTGGGGCTGACGCCCATGATCAGCATGCTCAAGACCGCGCTGCAGGCGCCGCCGCGGAAAGTCGTCTTCGCGCATGGCGCCCGCAATAGTGCAGTGCACGCCATGCGAGACAAGCTGCGCGAGGCGGCGAAGACCTATGAGAACCTTGAACTCTTCGTCTTCTATGACCAGCCGCTGCCAGAAGACGTGCAAGGGCGCGACTATGACCACGCGGGCCTGGTCGACGTAAAGCAAATCGAAAAATCGATTCTGCTGCCTGACGCCGATTACTACATCTGCGGCCCGATTCCATTCATGCGAATGCAGCATGACGCACTGAAGAATCTAGGCGTCCATGAATCGCGCATTCATTACGAGGTGTTTGGTCCAGACCTGTTCGCCGAATAG
- the moaC gene encoding cyclic pyranopterin monophosphate synthase MoaC: MTQLTHFDTAGQAHMVDVGDKSSTHRVAVATGTITMLPDTFALVRDGNARKGDVLGIARVAAIMATKRTADLIPLCHPIGLTKVAVDFALDEASATVACTVRTETRGQTGVEMEALTGVQVALLTIYDMCKAVDRGMVIGNVKLLEKHGGKSGDWVAATAQ, translated from the coding sequence ATGACCCAGCTCACCCATTTCGATACCGCCGGCCAGGCCCATATGGTCGACGTCGGCGACAAGTCCAGCACGCACCGCGTGGCCGTAGCCACCGGCACCATCACCATGCTGCCCGACACCTTCGCGCTGGTTCGCGACGGCAATGCCAGGAAGGGCGACGTGCTCGGCATTGCACGGGTGGCAGCGATCATGGCCACCAAGCGTACCGCCGACCTGATCCCGCTATGCCATCCGATCGGGCTGACCAAGGTCGCGGTCGACTTTGCGCTCGACGAGGCCAGCGCCACCGTCGCCTGCACCGTGCGCACCGAGACCCGCGGACAGACCGGCGTCGAGATGGAAGCGCTGACCGGCGTGCAGGTGGCGCTGCTGACGATCTACGACATGTGCAAGGCGGTGGACCGCGGCATGGTGATCGGCAATGTGAAGCTGCTGGAAAAGCATGGCGGCAAGTCGGGCGACTGGGTGGCCGCCACAGCTCAGTGA
- a CDS encoding beta-barrel assembly-enhancing protease, producing MPKQPSLRRSAAPGHCAAADAAPAGSASHRGGAGSPWRRPLAAVLALSIASPAWPQATPRAPASAPAAAAPATPVASTRAPQPVPSLSGDASDQVYDNLNRSIKAGQKSEFGLRTNNPVVEGGGVQLPDLGDPSTAALSPDMEKRLGDRIMRDIRRDPLYVPDPLLSDYLNALGYRLVQAARRQSISGSTGAGTFATGFDLFAVRDRSINAFALPGGYIGVHTGLLVQSDTESELASVLGHEIGHVMQRHIARGITSQDRSMWIALASMVLAGLAATRSPDAAAALAMGGQGAAIANQLSFSRGAEREADRVGFQIMTAAGFDPQGMPDFFARLQRVSGISESSVPSYVRTHPLTSERLADMQDRVSHANARKVPNTPEYEFARMRARVIQESSPSDLQALRNSLNAQLPGASALRAPALHYGLAFTEQRLGRTAAAEQELAEARRLYGTIPGASSGSPMLDVMAIQLARTQGRVPEALAQATASMKAFPLSHAVSVTYAETLVGSGRYDEAVRFLRERTRQETSRSDWWEMLARAYAGQGKRVQQHQALAEKYAMDGAYQAAIEQLQIARKAGDGDFYTLSEVDARLHQLERQYREDKQDSKGMPN from the coding sequence ATGCCAAAACAACCATCGCTTCGCAGGTCTGCCGCACCCGGCCATTGCGCCGCGGCGGATGCCGCGCCTGCCGGTTCCGCGTCACATCGTGGTGGCGCCGGGTCGCCATGGCGGCGGCCGCTGGCGGCGGTGCTGGCGCTGAGCATTGCATCGCCGGCGTGGCCGCAGGCAACGCCCCGCGCGCCTGCTTCGGCCCCGGCCGCCGCCGCACCGGCCACGCCGGTGGCATCCACGCGGGCGCCGCAGCCGGTGCCGTCGTTGTCCGGCGATGCCAGCGACCAGGTCTACGACAACCTGAACCGCAGCATCAAGGCGGGCCAGAAATCCGAGTTCGGCCTGCGTACCAACAACCCGGTGGTCGAGGGCGGCGGAGTGCAACTGCCGGACCTGGGCGACCCGTCCACGGCAGCGCTGTCGCCCGACATGGAGAAGCGCCTGGGCGACCGCATCATGCGCGACATCCGCCGCGATCCGCTGTACGTGCCGGACCCGCTGCTGTCGGATTACCTGAACGCGCTCGGCTACCGGCTGGTGCAGGCGGCGCGGCGGCAGAGCATCTCGGGCTCGACCGGCGCCGGCACCTTTGCCACCGGCTTCGACCTGTTCGCGGTGCGCGACCGCAGCATCAACGCCTTCGCGCTGCCGGGCGGCTATATCGGCGTGCATACGGGGCTGCTGGTGCAGTCCGATACAGAGTCGGAACTGGCCTCGGTGCTGGGCCATGAAATCGGCCACGTGATGCAGCGCCATATCGCGCGCGGCATCACCTCGCAAGACCGGTCAATGTGGATCGCGCTGGCCTCGATGGTGCTGGCCGGGCTGGCCGCCACGCGCAGCCCCGATGCCGCGGCGGCGCTGGCGATGGGCGGGCAGGGCGCCGCCATTGCCAACCAGCTGTCGTTCTCGCGCGGCGCGGAGCGCGAGGCCGATCGCGTCGGCTTCCAGATCATGACCGCGGCGGGCTTCGACCCGCAGGGCATGCCCGATTTCTTCGCGCGGCTGCAGCGCGTGTCCGGCATCTCGGAAAGCTCGGTGCCGTCCTATGTGCGCACCCACCCGCTGACTTCCGAGCGTCTTGCCGACATGCAGGACCGCGTGAGCCACGCCAACGCGCGCAAGGTGCCCAATACGCCCGAGTACGAGTTCGCCCGGATGCGCGCGCGCGTGATCCAGGAATCGTCGCCGAGCGACCTGCAGGCGTTGCGCAACTCGCTGAACGCGCAGTTGCCGGGTGCCTCGGCGCTGCGGGCGCCGGCGCTGCACTACGGCCTCGCCTTCACCGAGCAGCGGCTGGGCCGCACCGCCGCCGCCGAACAGGAACTGGCCGAGGCGCGGCGCCTGTACGGCACCATCCCCGGTGCCAGCTCGGGCAGCCCCATGCTGGACGTGATGGCGATCCAGCTGGCGCGCACGCAGGGCCGCGTGCCCGAGGCGCTGGCACAGGCCACGGCGTCGATGAAAGCCTTCCCGCTGTCGCATGCGGTGTCGGTCACCTATGCCGAGACCCTGGTCGGCTCGGGCCGCTACGACGAGGCGGTGCGCTTCCTGCGCGAGCGCACGCGCCAGGAAACCAGCCGCAGCGACTGGTGGGAAATGCTGGCACGCGCGTACGCCGGCCAGGGCAAGCGGGTGCAGCAGCACCAGGCGCTGGCCGAGAAATATGCGATGGACGGCGCCTACCAGGCCGCGATCGAACAGCTGCAGATCGCGCGCAAGGCCGGCGACGGCGACTTCTATACGCTGTCCGAGGTGGATGCCCGCCTGCACCAGCTGGAACGCCAGTACCGCGAGGACAAGCAGGACAGCAAGGGCATGCCGAACTGA
- a CDS encoding DUF2946 family protein, whose amino-acid sequence MDDIVRQAMARWPNVPNAYGWLALDRRGQWRLRNEYAQQHGLTGEPVRNEALIGFIERNYLSDERGAWYFQNGPQKVFVGLAYAPWIVRLHQGALSTTSRQPFRLQACYADEHGNVVLAGTVDGVDGTQAALLHDHDLETFSSSSTWHGEACGTELGLFHHDGRDLPIEPIAESELPKRFGFVRQPAA is encoded by the coding sequence GACATCGTCAGGCAAGCCATGGCGCGCTGGCCCAACGTGCCCAACGCCTATGGCTGGCTCGCGCTGGACCGGCGCGGGCAGTGGCGCCTGCGCAATGAATACGCCCAGCAGCACGGCCTGACCGGCGAGCCGGTGCGCAATGAAGCGTTGATCGGCTTTATCGAACGCAACTACCTGAGCGACGAGCGCGGCGCGTGGTATTTCCAGAACGGGCCGCAAAAGGTTTTCGTGGGGCTGGCGTACGCGCCGTGGATCGTGCGGCTGCACCAGGGCGCGCTAAGCACGACCTCGCGGCAGCCGTTCAGGCTGCAGGCCTGCTATGCCGACGAGCACGGCAACGTGGTACTGGCGGGGACGGTCGACGGTGTCGATGGCACGCAGGCCGCGTTGCTGCATGACCATGACCTGGAAACTTTCAGCAGCAGCAGCACCTGGCATGGCGAAGCCTGCGGCACCGAGCTGGGCCTTTTCCACCACGACGGCCGCGACCTCCCGATCGAGCCCATCGCGGAAAGCGAGCTGCCGAAGCGCTTCGGCTTCGTGCGCCAGCCGGCGGCCTGA